In Polyodon spathula isolate WHYD16114869_AA chromosome 27, ASM1765450v1, whole genome shotgun sequence, one DNA window encodes the following:
- the LOC121301358 gene encoding PDZ domain-containing protein GIPC3-like yields MMLEGSRRKQGAPGQLEPMQNGSSQDQPPMSPQVQVQGSGERAPAPEPPPYPPPPPPPCTRPRLVFHTQLAHGSPTGRIEGFTNVKELYAKIAEVFVISPSEILFCTLNSHKVDMQKLLGGQIGLEDFIFAHVRGETKEVEVTKSEDALGLTITDNGTGYAFIKRIKEGSIIDHLKTVCVGDHIEAINDQSIVGCRHYEVAKMLKELPKATPFTLRLVEPKKAFDMIGLRTKSAKSAGEGRMGSGRETLRLRSKGSATVQEAVSTHPLSDKSFIYLFFENNSLSAATIVEAGKDKKTPDDFAQALDSVLGDFAFPDVFLFDVWRAIGDVRSGVI; encoded by the exons ATGATGTTAGAGGGGTCTAGGAGGAAGCAGGGAGCACCAGGGCAGTTGGAGCCGATGCAGAACGGATCATCCCAAGATCAGCCCCCTATGAGCCCCCAGGTCCAGGTCCAGGGGTCAGGGGAAAGGGCCCCGGCCCCAGAGCCTCCACCttatcctccacctcctcctcctccatgcaCCAGGCCAAGGCTGGTCTTCCACACCCAGCTCGCCCATGGCAGCCCCACGGGACGCATCGAGGGCTTCACCAATGTCAAGGAACTGTACGCCAAGATCGCCGAGGTTTTTGTCATCTCTCCCTCAGAG ATCCTGTTCTGCACTTTGAACTCCCACAAGGTGGACATGCAGAAGCTCCTGGGTGGCCAGATTGGGCTGGAGGACTTCATCTTTGCCCATGTGAGGGGAGAGACCAAGGAGGTGGAGGTGACCAAGAGTGAGGACGCCTTGGGGCTGACCATCACTGACAACGGCACGGGGTACGCCTTCATCAAG agGATAAAGGAAGGCAGCATTATAGACCATCTGAAGACAGTGTGTGTTGGCGATCACATTGAGGCGATCAACGACCAGAGCATCGTGGGCTGCCGACATTACGAAGTTGCCAAGATGTTAAAGGAGTTACCGAAAGCAACGCCTTTCACCCTGCGCTTAGTGGAGCCGAAGAAAGCCTTTG ATATGATCGGCCTGAGGACCAAGTCTGCAAAGTCAGCTGGAGAAGGGAGGATGGGCAGCGGCAGAGAAACTCTGCGGCTGAGGTCCAAAGGGTCAGCAACAGTGCAGGAAGCAGTAAGTACCCATCCCCTCTCAGA taagtcttttatttatttattttttgaaaacaattcTCTTTCAGCTGCCACAATAGTGGAAGCGGGGAAGGACAAGAAGACGCCTGATGACTTTGCACAGGCGCTGGACTCAGTTCTGGGGGACTTCGCCTTTCCGGATGTGTTTCTCTTTGATGTCTGGAGGGCGATAGGAGACGTCAGGAGCGGGGTTATTTAG
- the LOC121301260 gene encoding thromboxane A2 receptor-like isoform X1: MDGYASLNNTTSGLCFFITQNNNTTTSHLLSTIFSILGLTSNFFAFCVLLGAYRRTQSRSRSSFLIFLCGLVVTDFAGLLVTSSIVLTYYYSKFIWKEVDPNCNLCNFMGLSMVFFGLCPLLLGATMAIERFMGINRPFSRSSNISKRRALCTVISVLAFACFIGILPIMGLGHYRLQYPMSWCFFSITPEPMDQVFSLIFSLVGLLSIIVSILLNTVSVVTLFKVCCDRECMQRRRDHEVEMMVQLLGIMVITSVCWCPLLIFIAQAVASNESTVSNPTMWKNLLLYIRIVTWNQILDPWVYILFRRAVLRRVYPSLGRTRASIMSMYPMMTTSLRRKLTRVESMHP, encoded by the exons ATGGATGGATATGCCTCTTTAAACAACACTACTTCAGGCCTTTGTTTCTTCATTACACAGAACAATAACACCACCACTTCCCACTTGCTCTCCACCATCTTCTCCATCCTTGGCCTCACCTCCAACTTCTTTGCTTTCTGCGTGCTCCTGGGAGCCTACCGGAGAACCCAAAGCCGCTCTCGCTCGtccttcctcatcttcctctgcGGCCTGGTGGTCACGGATTTTGCCGGTCTGCTGGTGACAAGCTCCATTGTCCTCACTTACTATTATAGTAAATTCATCTGGAAAGAGGTGGATCCCAACTGCAACCTTTGCAACTTCATGGGCTTGTCCATGGTCTTCTTTGGGCTTTGTCCGTTGCTGTTGGGAGCCACCATGGCCATTGAGCGCTTCATGGGGATTAACAGACCCTTCTCCAGATCCTCCAACATCTCCAAACGGCGGGCCTTGTGCACCGTGATTTCTGTCCTGGCGTTTGCTTGCTTCATCGGGATCTTGCCCATCATGGGCTTGGGCCACTATAGGCTGCAGTACCCAATGTCCTGGTGTTTTTTCAGCATCACGCCAGAGCCTATGGACCAGGTGTTCTCCTTGATCTTCTCCCTGGTGGGGCTGCTCTCCATCATCGTATCCATCCTCCTCAACACCGTCAGTGTGGTGACGCTCTTCAAGGTGTGCTGCGATCGGGAGTGCATGCAGCGCAGGAGGGACCACGAGGTGGAGATGATGGTCCAGCTGTTGGGCATTATGGTCATCACTTCAGTCTGCTGGTGTCCGCTATTG ATCTTCATTGCCCAAGCAGTAGCGTCGAACGAGTCGACAGTTTCCAACCCGACAATGTGGAAGAACCTTCTGCTCTACATCCGGATTGTCACCTGGAACCAGATCCTCGACCCCTGGGTGTACATCCTGTTTCGGAGAGCTGTCCTGAGGAGGGTGTACCCCAGTCTGGGAAGGACCCGGGCCTCCATCATGAGCATGTACCCCATGATGACCACTTCGCTACGGAGAAAGCTGACACGTGTGGAGTCCATGCATCCCTGA
- the LOC121301269 gene encoding putative ubiquitin domain-containing protein TINCR gives MAKGLKQIRRVMSSTVKYNLTVEIADEEQTSVPVSVRASDTVRDLRIKLVRKGITSWKHTFTYKGRQLGENEVFKHTGIRNGAQLVLRKDDLGAAKES, from the exons ATGGCGAAAGGACTGAAGCAAATTCGTAGGGTCATGAGCAGCACGGTCAAGTACAATTTGACGGTGGAGATCGCGGATGAGGAGCAGACCTCGGTGCCAGTCTCGGTACGGGCCTCGGACACGGTGCGCGATCTCCGGATCAAGTTGGTGAGAAAGGGCATCACGTCCTGGAAACACACGTTCACGTACAAAGGAAGGCAGCTGGGCGAAAACGAGGTCTTTAAACACACCGGGATTCGAAACGGAGCGCAACTTGTTCTAAGGAAAGATG ATTTGGGTGCTGCCAAGGAGTCCTAA
- the LOC121301260 gene encoding thromboxane A2 receptor-like isoform X2, giving the protein MDGYASLNNTTSGLCFFITQNNNTTTSHLLSTIFSILGLTSNFFAFCVLLGAYRRTQSRSRSSFLIFLCGLVVTDFAGLLVTSSIVLTYYYSKFIWKEVDPNCNLCNFMGLSMVFFGLCPLLLGATMAIERFMGINRPFSRSSNISKRRALCTVISVLAFACFIGILPIMGLGHYRLQYPMSWCFFSITPEPMDQVFSLIFSLVGLLSIIVSILLNTVSVVTLFKVCCDRECMQRRRDHEVEMMVQLLGIMVITSVCWCPLLEWGSRIERFTSQMSRMCAFQTTSQLTSMQQGFSLAN; this is encoded by the exons ATGGATGGATATGCCTCTTTAAACAACACTACTTCAGGCCTTTGTTTCTTCATTACACAGAACAATAACACCACCACTTCCCACTTGCTCTCCACCATCTTCTCCATCCTTGGCCTCACCTCCAACTTCTTTGCTTTCTGCGTGCTCCTGGGAGCCTACCGGAGAACCCAAAGCCGCTCTCGCTCGtccttcctcatcttcctctgcGGCCTGGTGGTCACGGATTTTGCCGGTCTGCTGGTGACAAGCTCCATTGTCCTCACTTACTATTATAGTAAATTCATCTGGAAAGAGGTGGATCCCAACTGCAACCTTTGCAACTTCATGGGCTTGTCCATGGTCTTCTTTGGGCTTTGTCCGTTGCTGTTGGGAGCCACCATGGCCATTGAGCGCTTCATGGGGATTAACAGACCCTTCTCCAGATCCTCCAACATCTCCAAACGGCGGGCCTTGTGCACCGTGATTTCTGTCCTGGCGTTTGCTTGCTTCATCGGGATCTTGCCCATCATGGGCTTGGGCCACTATAGGCTGCAGTACCCAATGTCCTGGTGTTTTTTCAGCATCACGCCAGAGCCTATGGACCAGGTGTTCTCCTTGATCTTCTCCCTGGTGGGGCTGCTCTCCATCATCGTATCCATCCTCCTCAACACCGTCAGTGTGGTGACGCTCTTCAAGGTGTGCTGCGATCGGGAGTGCATGCAGCGCAGGAGGGACCACGAGGTGGAGATGATGGTCCAGCTGTTGGGCATTATGGTCATCACTTCAGTCTGCTGGTGTCCGCTATTG GAGTGGGGGAGCAGGATTGAAAGGTTCACAAGTCAAATGAGCAGAATGTGCGCCTTTCAGACCACCTCACAATTAACCTCCATGCAACAAGGATTTAGCTTAGCCAACTAA